A single genomic interval of Armigeres subalbatus isolate Guangzhou_Male chromosome 1, GZ_Asu_2, whole genome shotgun sequence harbors:
- the LOC134206707 gene encoding transcription factor grauzone-like isoform X1, translated as MNQAPDEAGCLMCNRKPINFYRITIKTEDRKPEISQVLCQHFWFQEDDLQREIICKICWEKVSEFHQFYTEVEKLHKRLDPMPIFIKEEESSRDAVVQEDKKSAITEQVKEEPSTEKLEESLDGFIDEEESDRDDDNNSEFDVEEVAPEPEPRKKRKYTRRAPGETVKKEKKTPYPYTPKTPEEREAEDAFIRQHTPYMCEDCNIDFEQFHLFQRHCLQTHNKEGFIVCCGIRHRKRTVLYQHVQHVMNPEAFKCEICGKTYKNRFGYNRHKKESHATEEERTFKCHRCPKSFIKEGPLKRHLADHETLDNGTAKCETCGKCFSNIGILKNHVKYRHVKQMEYICDVCSKGFYMRSTFLTHRKTHEVPAEQLRKQCPHCFKWCKNHDYWRVHVRRHKNEGELSCDVCGHVSPNLMALKGHKARMHTGPKVFPCTYCGKEYARAITLKEHVAAAHTGDVLYHCPHCEKTFNSSANMHSHRKKMHPQEWLEQRLAKYGNRGPAGSGVPSSAAGNVNIIPEGHSIFE; from the exons ATGAACCAAGCGCCGGATGAAGCCGGTTGTCTTATGTGCAACCGGAAACCGATAAATTTTTACCGCATTACAATAAAAACAGAAGATCGAAAGCCGGAGATTTCTCAAGTCCTTTGCCAGCATTTTTGGTTCCAG GAAGATGACCTTCAGCGCGAAATAATTTGCAAGATCTGCTGGGAGAAGGTGAGCGAATTCCACCAGTTCTACACGGAAGTGGAAAAGCTGCACAAACGGCTAGATCCGATGCCCATTTTTATAAAAGAGGAAGAATCTTCCCGGGACGCAGTTGTACAAGAGGATAAGAAATCTGCTATAACTGAACAAGTGAAGGAAGAACCATCAACAGAAAAGCTTGAAGAGAGTCTCGATGGCTTCATCGATGAGGAGGAATCCGATAGAGACGACGATAACAATTCCGAGTTTGATGTGGAAGAAGTTGCACCCGAGCCTGAACCTCGTAAGAAAAGGAAGTACACCCGTCGAGCACCCGGTGAGACggtgaaaaaagagaaaaagactCCATATCCGTATACGCCTAAAACGCCGGAGGAACGGGAAGCGGAGGATGCCTTTATCAGACAACATACCCCGTATATGTGTGAGGATTGCAATATCGATTTTGAACAATTCCACTTATTTCAACGGCACTGCCTTCAAACACATAACAAAGAAGGATTTATCGTTTGCTGTGGCATACGGCACCGCAAGCGCACCGTGCTTTATCAACACGTGCAGCACGTTATGAATCCGGAGGCATTCAAGTGCGAGATTTGCGGTAAGACCTACAAGAACCGTTTCGGCTACAATCGCCACAAAAAAGAAAGCCACGCCACAGAGGAAGAGCGAACGTTCAAATGTCATCGGTGCCCGAAAAGCTTCATAAAGGAAGGGCCGCTGAAGCGCCACCTGGCGGATCACGAGACGCTGGACAATGGAACGGCTAAGTGTGAAACCTGTGGTAAGTGTTTCAGCAACATTGGAATTCTGAAGAATCACGTCAAGTACCGGCATGTGAAGCAGATGGAGTACATATGTGATGTGTGTTCGAAGGGATTCTACATGCGGTCAACGTTTTTGACGCATCGCAAGACTCATGAGGTTCCCGCGGAGCAGCTTCGGAAGCAGTGCCCGCACTGCTTCAAGTGGTGCAAGAATCACGACTATTGGCGGGTACACGTGCGAAGACACAAAAACGAAGGCGAATTGAGCTGCGATGTGTGTGGACACGTGTCGCCAAATTTGATGGCACTGAAGGGACACAAAGCGCGAATGCACACCGGTCCGAAAGTGTTCCCGTGTACGTACTGCGGGAAGGAGTACGCTCGGGCGATTACTCTGAAAGAGCATGTGGCGGCGGCCCACACAGGCGATGTCCTGTACCATTGTCCACACTGCGAGAAAACGTTCAACTCCAGTGCCAATATGCACTCGCACCGGAAGAAGATGCACCCGCAGGAGTGGCTGGAACAACGACTTGCCAAGTACGGTAATCGGGGCCCTGCGGGCAGTGGAGTGCCGTCTAGTGCGGCAGGAAATGTGAATATAATTCCGGAAGGGCATAGTATTTTTGAATAG
- the LOC134206707 gene encoding transcription factor grauzone-like isoform X2, with protein sequence MPIFIKEEESSRDAVVQEDKKSAITEQVKEEPSTEKLEESLDGFIDEEESDRDDDNNSEFDVEEVAPEPEPRKKRKYTRRAPGETVKKEKKTPYPYTPKTPEEREAEDAFIRQHTPYMCEDCNIDFEQFHLFQRHCLQTHNKEGFIVCCGIRHRKRTVLYQHVQHVMNPEAFKCEICGKTYKNRFGYNRHKKESHATEEERTFKCHRCPKSFIKEGPLKRHLADHETLDNGTAKCETCGKCFSNIGILKNHVKYRHVKQMEYICDVCSKGFYMRSTFLTHRKTHEVPAEQLRKQCPHCFKWCKNHDYWRVHVRRHKNEGELSCDVCGHVSPNLMALKGHKARMHTGPKVFPCTYCGKEYARAITLKEHVAAAHTGDVLYHCPHCEKTFNSSANMHSHRKKMHPQEWLEQRLAKYGNRGPAGSGVPSSAAGNVNIIPEGHSIFE encoded by the coding sequence ATGCCCATTTTTATAAAAGAGGAAGAATCTTCCCGGGACGCAGTTGTACAAGAGGATAAGAAATCTGCTATAACTGAACAAGTGAAGGAAGAACCATCAACAGAAAAGCTTGAAGAGAGTCTCGATGGCTTCATCGATGAGGAGGAATCCGATAGAGACGACGATAACAATTCCGAGTTTGATGTGGAAGAAGTTGCACCCGAGCCTGAACCTCGTAAGAAAAGGAAGTACACCCGTCGAGCACCCGGTGAGACggtgaaaaaagagaaaaagactCCATATCCGTATACGCCTAAAACGCCGGAGGAACGGGAAGCGGAGGATGCCTTTATCAGACAACATACCCCGTATATGTGTGAGGATTGCAATATCGATTTTGAACAATTCCACTTATTTCAACGGCACTGCCTTCAAACACATAACAAAGAAGGATTTATCGTTTGCTGTGGCATACGGCACCGCAAGCGCACCGTGCTTTATCAACACGTGCAGCACGTTATGAATCCGGAGGCATTCAAGTGCGAGATTTGCGGTAAGACCTACAAGAACCGTTTCGGCTACAATCGCCACAAAAAAGAAAGCCACGCCACAGAGGAAGAGCGAACGTTCAAATGTCATCGGTGCCCGAAAAGCTTCATAAAGGAAGGGCCGCTGAAGCGCCACCTGGCGGATCACGAGACGCTGGACAATGGAACGGCTAAGTGTGAAACCTGTGGTAAGTGTTTCAGCAACATTGGAATTCTGAAGAATCACGTCAAGTACCGGCATGTGAAGCAGATGGAGTACATATGTGATGTGTGTTCGAAGGGATTCTACATGCGGTCAACGTTTTTGACGCATCGCAAGACTCATGAGGTTCCCGCGGAGCAGCTTCGGAAGCAGTGCCCGCACTGCTTCAAGTGGTGCAAGAATCACGACTATTGGCGGGTACACGTGCGAAGACACAAAAACGAAGGCGAATTGAGCTGCGATGTGTGTGGACACGTGTCGCCAAATTTGATGGCACTGAAGGGACACAAAGCGCGAATGCACACCGGTCCGAAAGTGTTCCCGTGTACGTACTGCGGGAAGGAGTACGCTCGGGCGATTACTCTGAAAGAGCATGTGGCGGCGGCCCACACAGGCGATGTCCTGTACCATTGTCCACACTGCGAGAAAACGTTCAACTCCAGTGCCAATATGCACTCGCACCGGAAGAAGATGCACCCGCAGGAGTGGCTGGAACAACGACTTGCCAAGTACGGTAATCGGGGCCCTGCGGGCAGTGGAGTGCCGTCTAGTGCGGCAGGAAATGTGAATATAATTCCGGAAGGGCATAGTATTTTTGAATAG